The Lysobacter enzymogenes genome window below encodes:
- a CDS encoding DUF1772 domain-containing protein: MDLAAVVHALAFVETLLLGLMAGFFYAFSICVMDALAQRPPAQAVAAMQAINRVVLNRLFLPVFVGLAPLSLLTAALAFAAWPLRPALWAAAASLLYCAGTFAVTVVRNVPMNDALARVDTDGADAAARWAGYLSRWMRWNHVRSLSSLAALACAAMGLRG; the protein is encoded by the coding sequence ATGGACCTCGCCGCCGTGGTGCACGCCCTGGCCTTCGTCGAGACCCTGCTGCTCGGCCTGATGGCCGGCTTCTTCTACGCGTTCTCGATCTGCGTGATGGACGCGCTGGCGCAGCGACCGCCGGCGCAGGCGGTCGCGGCGATGCAGGCGATCAACCGGGTCGTGCTGAACCGCCTGTTTCTGCCGGTATTCGTGGGCCTTGCGCCGCTGTCGCTGTTGACCGCCGCACTGGCGTTCGCGGCGTGGCCGTTGCGGCCGGCGCTATGGGCGGCGGCGGCGAGCCTGCTGTACTGCGCCGGGACTTTCGCCGTCACCGTCGTGCGCAATGTGCCGATGAACGATGCTTTGGCCCGGGTCGATACGGACGGCGCCGACGCCGCGGCGCGTTGGGCCGGCTATCTCTCGCGTTGGATGCGCTGGAACCACGTGCGCAGCCTGAGTTCGTTGGCGGCCTTGGCGTGCGCCGCGATGGGACTGCGCGGCTGA
- a CDS encoding DUF1328 domain-containing protein — MLHYAVVFFVIALIAAVLGFTGIAGAASNIAWILFVVFVVLAVISLLRGRRPVA; from the coding sequence ATGCTGCACTATGCCGTCGTATTCTTCGTCATCGCCCTGATCGCCGCCGTGCTGGGCTTCACCGGCATCGCCGGCGCCGCCAGCAACATCGCCTGGATCCTGTTCGTGGTGTTCGTGGTGCTGGCGGTGATCTCGTTGCTGCGCGGCCGCCGTCCGGTGGCGTAA
- the pcaD gene encoding 3-oxoadipate enol-lactonase, producing MSTSASVSSHILTGDGVRIAYRFDGDPGLPVLLLSNSIATDLHMWDAQIPALSRRFRVLRYDARGHGASDAPAGAYSLDRLGRDVLELLDALRLDRVHFLGLSLGGFVGQWLAVRAPERIDRLVLSNTSAHLGPAAVFDERIREAEAATDMRAIAEQFLRNWFPEAMLEARDPRVEPFRSALLKQSATGLAGSFAAVRDADLRRTLGLIAAPTLVIAGEFDPVALPEHGRAIAAVVPCARLITLPVVHMANVESADAFEQAVVDFLTAA from the coding sequence GTGTCCACTTCCGCCAGCGTTTCCTCGCACATCCTCACCGGCGACGGCGTCCGCATCGCCTACCGCTTCGACGGCGATCCCGGCCTGCCGGTGCTGCTGCTGTCGAACTCGATCGCCACCGACCTGCATATGTGGGACGCGCAGATCCCGGCGTTGAGCCGGCGCTTTCGCGTGCTGCGCTACGACGCGCGCGGCCACGGCGCGTCCGATGCGCCGGCCGGCGCCTATTCGCTCGACCGGCTCGGCCGCGACGTGCTGGAACTGCTCGACGCGCTGCGCCTGGACAGGGTGCACTTCCTCGGCCTGTCGCTCGGCGGCTTCGTCGGCCAGTGGCTGGCGGTGCGCGCGCCCGAGCGCATCGACCGGCTGGTGCTGAGCAACACCTCGGCCCATCTCGGCCCGGCGGCGGTATTCGACGAGCGCATCCGCGAGGCCGAGGCGGCGACCGACATGCGCGCCATCGCCGAGCAGTTTCTGCGCAACTGGTTTCCCGAGGCGATGCTGGAAGCGCGCGACCCGCGGGTGGAACCGTTCCGCAGCGCGCTGCTGAAGCAAAGCGCGACCGGCCTGGCCGGCAGCTTCGCCGCGGTGCGCGACGCGGACCTGCGCCGCACGCTCGGCCTGATCGCCGCGCCGACCTTGGTCATCGCCGGCGAGTTCGATCCGGTGGCCTTGCCCGAACACGGCCGCGCCATCGCCGCGGTGGTGCCCTGCGCGCGCCTGATTACGCTGCCGGTGGTGCATATGGCCAACGTAGAAAGCGCCGATGCGTTCGAGCAGGCCGTAGTCGATTTCCTGACCGCGGCTTGA
- a CDS encoding RcnB family protein: MFALSCHRPSHRRRLAAAALALVLPVAALSANAFERHGGAFEPQRAPHGYQRMEPPRGVELRPHQFDRGYFAHNFQARRGYRIGPWRAPPGFVYRRWSYGEFLPRAYWGPEFVLADFWLFGLDIPPVGYEWVRYGPDALLIDLRSGEVVQTVYDNFL, from the coding sequence ATGTTCGCCTTGTCCTGTCATCGTCCGTCCCATCGCCGTCGCCTCGCCGCCGCGGCGCTGGCGCTCGTCTTGCCGGTTGCGGCCCTGTCCGCGAATGCGTTCGAACGCCACGGCGGCGCGTTCGAGCCGCAGCGCGCGCCGCACGGCTACCAGCGCATGGAGCCGCCGCGCGGCGTCGAGCTGCGCCCGCACCAGTTCGACCGCGGCTACTTCGCCCACAACTTCCAGGCCCGGCGCGGCTACCGCATCGGCCCCTGGCGCGCGCCGCCGGGCTTCGTCTACCGGCGCTGGAGCTACGGCGAATTCCTGCCGCGCGCGTACTGGGGGCCGGAGTTCGTGCTCGCCGATTTCTGGCTGTTCGGCCTGGACATCCCGCCGGTCGGCTACGAATGGGTGCGCTACGGGCCCGACGCGCTGCTGATCGATCTGCGCAGCGGCGAAGTGGTGCAGACCGTGTACGACAACTTCCTGTGA
- a CDS encoding LysR family transcriptional regulator has product MSGFTLHDLQCFDAVVRAGGFQAAAAALHRSHPAVFAAVARLERQLGLELLDRSGYRVAPTAAGRSFQRRAQGLLGELQQLRAHAEHLAMGEESELHIVLGDLCPRPQALAVLGRFFAQCSNTRLHLHFESVSGPRERLLDGSADLIVHRIDAGDARVDAIALGEATMVPVVAPGFLPFPIDRTIRPDQLRGLTQCVMRDSARHSPPVDYFTIDGAPQCTVADQLMKKDLIAHGLAWGHMPGFLVEEELRDGRLLSIAGRYLPGRSERVVAARRADRAHGPVAERLWTYLRAQAPHFRAALAPATRARPKTTRR; this is encoded by the coding sequence ATGTCCGGATTCACCCTGCACGACCTGCAATGCTTCGACGCGGTGGTCCGGGCCGGCGGCTTCCAGGCCGCCGCGGCGGCGCTGCACCGTTCGCACCCGGCGGTGTTCGCCGCGGTCGCGCGGCTGGAACGCCAGCTCGGCCTGGAACTGCTCGACCGCAGCGGCTACCGGGTCGCGCCGACCGCGGCCGGACGCTCGTTCCAGCGCCGCGCGCAAGGCCTGCTCGGCGAACTGCAACAACTGCGCGCGCATGCCGAGCACCTCGCGATGGGCGAGGAAAGCGAGCTGCATATCGTGCTCGGCGACCTGTGCCCGCGCCCGCAGGCGCTGGCGGTGCTCGGCCGCTTCTTCGCGCAGTGTTCGAATACGCGCCTGCACCTGCACTTCGAATCGGTCAGCGGGCCGCGCGAGCGTTTGCTCGACGGCAGCGCCGACCTGATCGTGCACCGCATCGACGCCGGCGACGCGCGCGTGGACGCGATCGCGCTCGGCGAAGCGACGATGGTGCCGGTGGTCGCGCCCGGCTTCCTGCCCTTCCCCATCGACCGCACGATTCGCCCCGACCAGTTGCGCGGCCTCACCCAATGCGTCATGCGCGACAGCGCGCGGCATTCGCCGCCGGTGGACTACTTCACCATCGACGGCGCGCCGCAATGCACGGTGGCCGATCAGTTGATGAAGAAGGATCTGATCGCGCACGGCCTGGCCTGGGGCCATATGCCGGGGTTTCTGGTCGAGGAGGAATTGCGCGACGGGCGGCTGCTGTCGATCGCCGGCCGCTACCTGCCGGGGCGCAGCGAGCGCGTGGTCGCCGCGCGCCGCGCCGACCGCGCGCACGGGCCGGTGGCCGAACGGCTGTGGACGTACCTGCGCGCCCAGGCCCCGCACTTCCGCGCGGCCTTGGCGCCGGCCACGCGCGCGAGACCCAAGACGACGCGCCGCTGA